In Nitrospirota bacterium, one genomic interval encodes:
- a CDS encoding sirohydrochlorin chelatase, whose product MKEEIWLLIGHGSRDQEGNEEFLKLVEKLRKKNRSRRIDGAFLELAEPNMREVLDGYGDSGRKTVWILPLLLFGAGHSKTEIPKVIHKARIRHPHVEYRYGTPIGIHSSLLRMVGEQIHLTEKGARPFGREETAVLIIGRGSSDPDANSDLHKVSRLLWEEHRFGWVETCFIGVTEPDLPTGIKRCVQLGAKRIIVMPYFIFTGAMIKRVEALLVDSRPLYQEIEILLGQYFGKDPQFLELIEERFAEIKKGPVLMNCDLCKIQFPELTGSKMLLNEKPHSCR is encoded by the coding sequence ATGAAAGAAGAGATCTGGTTACTCATTGGACATGGGAGCCGCGATCAGGAAGGAAATGAGGAATTTCTCAAACTGGTCGAGAAATTGAGAAAAAAGAACAGGTCCAGAAGGATTGATGGTGCATTCCTGGAGTTGGCAGAGCCGAATATGAGAGAAGTTCTCGACGGGTACGGTGATTCTGGCCGAAAAACGGTCTGGATTCTGCCGCTGCTTCTTTTTGGCGCAGGACATTCCAAGACTGAAATCCCGAAAGTAATCCATAAGGCACGAATCAGACATCCCCATGTGGAATACCGCTATGGTACGCCCATTGGCATTCATTCTTCGCTCCTTAGGATGGTGGGTGAACAGATTCATCTGACTGAAAAAGGTGCCAGGCCGTTTGGAAGAGAGGAGACCGCGGTATTAATCATCGGGAGGGGGAGTTCAGATCCCGACGCCAACAGTGATCTGCATAAAGTCTCTCGTCTGTTATGGGAGGAACATCGCTTTGGATGGGTTGAGACCTGTTTTATCGGCGTGACCGAGCCAGATCTTCCTACTGGGATAAAACGGTGCGTTCAATTGGGAGCAAAACGAATCATCGTAATGCCTTATTTCATCTTTACTGGAGCGATGATCAAGCGGGTCGAAGCATTATTAGTTGATAGCCGGCCTCTTTATCAGGAGATTGAAATTCTATTGGGTCAATATTTCGGTAAAGATCCGCAATTTCTGGAATTAATCGAAGAGCGGTTTGCCGAAATTAAGAAAGGTCCTGTGTTGATGAACTGTGATTTATGCAAGATCCAGTTTCCGGAGTTAACAGGTTCAAAAATGCTCTTAAATGAAAAGCCTCACTCATGCCGCTAA